One window of the Brevibacterium limosum genome contains the following:
- a CDS encoding transketolase-like TK C-terminal-containing protein has protein sequence MTTAQEPAPQETERHQFETSLQVSPPGTNDRPLRASASGDEEILDEIAQRVLWLATSIIDRANRGRTNPDRVKVGGHQSSSASMTGIMTALWFTQLRSIDRVSVKPHASPVLHAISYLIGDLGEEYLDTLRSRGGLQPYPSRTKDPDTVDFSTGSVGIGATAPIWAALSHRYVSDRFPETPEAGRFYSLLGDAEMDEGAVWEAIIDPEVRSLGELVWIVDLNRQSLDRVIPDVQIRRLQGMFDAAGWQVLTCPWGRRLEAVFAAPGGQALGDRLVTMPNPEYQRLLRAHPSEIHDRLLSGLTDTEAAGLSTVIDGFDGDGLASLIRDLGGHDLGQLISTFDAIDDDRPTVVFAYTIKGKGLATEGHPGNHAAQLTEAQMRDLATASGMDLDDPWVAFDPDTPAGRLCARTAQRLARNPVETHAVAEVPVELGFAPRPQVSTQAALGRFLSDLKHVAPEVARLVVTLSPDVATSTNLGGWINKTGIWSPAGRHDWFADDRERVLRWQEGTSGQHIELGIAEVNLVSLAGELGATGQRWGQPLLPIATIYDPFINRALEPWTFGLYAGGRSIMVGTPSGVSLAPEGGAHQSFNTPSVTLEIPGLTSWEPAFAQDLEWTLLEAMRELADPDGDSAYFRLSTKPVAQELAAVPEDPLLRAHRRDQVIAGGYRLTARPAAEDEVTLVGAGAIMTEVIAAAHRLESMGVRAGVVCLTSPSKVFRSVQERSQVRASHRSAIADELFPVAHPAPLVTVLDGHPHTLAFLAGVRGDRTRNLGVTEFGQASSVSEAYEIHGIDTASIAAAALEAVGR, from the coding sequence ATGACCACCGCACAGGAACCGGCCCCGCAGGAAACAGAACGCCACCAGTTCGAGACCTCGCTGCAGGTCAGCCCGCCGGGGACGAACGACCGTCCGCTGCGAGCCTCGGCCTCCGGCGACGAGGAGATCCTCGACGAGATCGCTCAGAGAGTGCTGTGGCTGGCGACATCGATCATCGACCGCGCCAACCGGGGGCGGACGAACCCCGACAGGGTCAAGGTCGGCGGGCACCAGTCCTCCTCGGCGTCGATGACCGGGATCATGACGGCGCTGTGGTTCACCCAGCTGCGCTCGATCGACCGGGTCTCGGTCAAACCCCACGCCTCACCGGTCCTGCACGCGATCAGCTATCTGATCGGCGACCTCGGCGAGGAGTATCTGGACACCCTGCGCAGCCGCGGAGGACTCCAGCCCTATCCCTCACGGACGAAGGACCCGGATACGGTGGACTTCTCCACCGGGTCCGTGGGCATCGGCGCGACCGCCCCGATCTGGGCGGCGCTGTCGCACCGCTACGTCTCCGACCGCTTTCCCGAGACCCCGGAAGCCGGCCGCTTCTACTCCCTGCTCGGCGACGCGGAGATGGACGAAGGGGCTGTGTGGGAGGCGATCATCGACCCGGAGGTGCGCAGCCTCGGCGAACTCGTGTGGATCGTCGACCTCAACCGTCAGTCCCTGGACCGGGTCATCCCCGACGTCCAGATCCGCCGGCTGCAGGGCATGTTCGACGCCGCCGGCTGGCAGGTGCTCACCTGCCCGTGGGGACGCCGATTAGAAGCCGTGTTCGCGGCCCCCGGCGGGCAGGCGCTGGGGGACCGGCTCGTGACGATGCCCAATCCCGAATACCAGCGGCTGCTGCGGGCCCATCCGTCCGAGATCCACGACCGACTGCTCTCGGGTCTCACCGACACCGAGGCGGCCGGACTCTCCACGGTCATCGACGGATTCGACGGCGACGGTCTCGCCTCCCTCATCCGTGACCTCGGCGGTCATGACCTCGGTCAGCTCATCTCCACCTTCGACGCCATCGACGACGACCGTCCGACCGTCGTCTTCGCCTATACGATCAAGGGCAAGGGGCTGGCCACCGAGGGCCACCCCGGCAACCACGCCGCCCAGCTGACCGAGGCGCAGATGCGCGATCTCGCGACCGCCTCGGGGATGGACCTCGACGATCCGTGGGTCGCCTTCGACCCGGACACTCCCGCCGGTCGCCTCTGCGCGAGGACGGCTCAGCGGCTGGCTCGGAACCCGGTCGAAACGCACGCCGTCGCCGAGGTGCCCGTCGAGCTCGGCTTCGCCCCCAGGCCCCAGGTCTCCACCCAGGCGGCACTGGGTCGGTTCCTCTCCGACCTCAAGCACGTCGCCCCCGAGGTGGCCCGGCTGGTCGTCACTCTGTCGCCGGACGTCGCGACCTCGACGAACCTCGGCGGATGGATCAACAAGACCGGAATCTGGTCCCCGGCGGGCCGCCACGACTGGTTCGCCGACGACCGGGAACGGGTGCTGCGCTGGCAGGAGGGAACGAGCGGTCAGCACATCGAACTCGGCATCGCCGAGGTCAACCTCGTCTCCCTGGCCGGGGAGCTCGGCGCGACCGGGCAGCGCTGGGGCCAGCCGCTGCTGCCGATCGCGACGATCTACGATCCCTTCATCAACCGGGCCCTGGAGCCGTGGACCTTCGGCCTCTACGCGGGCGGGCGCTCGATCATGGTTGGCACGCCCTCGGGCGTCTCGCTCGCCCCGGAGGGCGGGGCGCACCAGTCGTTCAACACGCCCTCGGTGACTTTGGAGATCCCGGGCCTGACCAGCTGGGAACCGGCCTTCGCCCAGGATCTCGAGTGGACCCTGCTCGAGGCCATGCGCGAACTCGCCGACCCGGACGGCGACTCCGCGTACTTCCGCCTGTCGACGAAGCCCGTGGCCCAGGAGCTGGCGGCAGTTCCCGAGGATCCGCTGCTGCGGGCCCACCGCCGGGACCAGGTCATCGCCGGCGGGTACCGGCTGACCGCCCGACCGGCCGCAGAGGACGAGGTCACGCTCGTCGGGGCCGGGGCCATCATGACCGAGGTGATTGCGGCCGCGCATCGCCTCGAATCGATGGGTGTCCGCGCCGGTGTCGTCTGCCTCACCTCGCCGTCGAAGGTGTTCCGGTCGGTCCAGGAGCGTTCGCAGGTCCGTGCCAGTCACCGCTCGGCCATCGCCGATGAGCTGTTCCCCGTCGCGCACCCGGCGCCCCTCGTCACCGTCCTCGACGGACACCCCCACACTCTGGCGTTCCTGGCCGGGGTGCGAGGGGACCGCACACGGAACCTCGGGGTCACGGAATTCGGTCAGGCCTCCTCGGTGAGCGAGGCCTACGAGATCCACGGCATCGACACGGCCTCGATCGCCGCGGCGGCGCTCGAGGCCGTGGGGCGGTGA